One Saccharopolyspora erythraea NRRL 2338 genomic region harbors:
- a CDS encoding IclR family transcriptional regulator domain-containing protein, giving the protein MAEERGEHFVKSFERGLSVLRAFSAEHPELTLSEVAAATGLTRAGARRFLLTLVDLGYLRVEGRRFALTPRVLEFGYAFLSGRPLPKIAEPHLHQLAGELHETTSVAILDGTDIYYVARVPSSRLLSVAITVGTRFPAHATSMGKVLLAGLPGDELARRLDGMELRALTPRTITSREVLTAEIERVRERGWAISDGELEEGLHGVAAPLRDRTARVTAAVNVSLQTHSADESHVRREVVPPLLATASRIEAEVNLQPSAPV; this is encoded by the coding sequence ATGGCTGAGGAACGCGGCGAGCACTTCGTCAAGTCCTTCGAGCGGGGGCTCTCGGTGCTGCGGGCCTTCTCCGCCGAGCACCCTGAGCTGACGCTCTCGGAGGTCGCCGCCGCGACCGGGCTGACCCGCGCCGGCGCCCGGCGGTTCCTGCTCACGCTGGTCGACCTGGGATACCTGCGGGTGGAGGGACGACGCTTCGCGCTGACGCCGCGCGTGCTGGAGTTCGGTTACGCGTTCCTGTCCGGCAGGCCGCTGCCCAAGATCGCCGAGCCCCACCTGCACCAGCTCGCCGGGGAGCTGCACGAGACCACGTCGGTCGCGATCCTGGACGGCACCGACATCTACTACGTCGCCAGGGTGCCCAGCTCCCGCCTGCTGTCGGTGGCCATCACCGTCGGGACCCGGTTCCCGGCGCACGCCACGTCCATGGGCAAGGTCCTGCTCGCCGGGCTCCCCGGTGACGAGCTGGCCCGACGCCTCGACGGGATGGAGCTCAGGGCGCTCACCCCGCGCACGATCACCTCGCGCGAGGTGCTCACCGCCGAGATCGAACGGGTCCGGGAGCGCGGCTGGGCGATCTCCGACGGTGAGCTGGAGGAGGGCCTGCACGGCGTCGCCGCGCCGCTGCGGGACCGCACGGCGCGCGTGACGGCGGCGGTCAACGTCTCCCTCCAGACCCACAGCGCCGACGAGTCCCACGTGCGGCGCGAGGTGGTGCCGCCGCTGCTGGCCACGGCCTCGCGGATCGAGGCCGAGGTGAACCTGCAGCCGTCGGCCCCGGTGTAG